CATCTTTTTCTGTGGCAGTTTTAAAACCGCCTCTGCAGAAGAGAGCCTTTTCACTGCTTTCTGATTGACAGCGGTAAGCTTTCAGCAAGGAGCTGACATATCTCCCAGGACCATCTGTGTCTGGTGTATCTGTAgccagtgttggggagtaacggaatacatgtaAGGGTGTTATTTAGATTACAAAATATGAGTAACTGTATTCAGATACAGTCGCAATTTAAATTTAAACTACATCGATCACTCAAAGGGATTACTTTTTTAAATCGTCATGTGAAGGCTGTTCGCTCTCAAATGCAAATATTCCCATAAGCCAGCAATTCTGAAACCGACGCCAGTACGTGGCGCTGTGACTGCTGGTCCGAAGAGCCCTGCCACTGGCACAGTCATCCCTTAATGTTTCTGTCACTCGCTAGGTCCCCGCACCCTTGACTGAACTTCTTTCTTTGTAACATCTTACTCAGCTAGCTGACTTATTGTTAAGTCATGGCGTGTTCAAAGCAAGCAAGTCTGGATGCCTTTTTAAGGACACAGCCAGTAGCAGAAGAAAATAAACTTTGCACGTCTACCAATTACGACCCGTCTGATGTaaaatttcattttatttccacTGGTAGCTTCCTTCCAAACCCAGTGTGAGCTCTTTGCCTAAACATGCTGAGCCAAAAAGCAATGAATCCATTTAAATTGCGCCAGCATTAGTAATCAAAACATGCTCATCTCAAAGGCAAATCAGAGGTCTTCTGCTAAAGGAAAAGGGATGAATTGTCTAATAAAACTAAAGTACCGAAAACAACAACTTGAAAAAACATCAAATTATTTTACACCACATTTCAAATCACAGGAATAGTCTTGTCTCAGAAAACATGCTTTGAGAGTCCATGTCATAATGTCTTCCTCGTTAACCTGTGAGAAAGCAGGCACACCTATCACATTAGATTGACATCATTAACATCTTTATTCACTGCATTATTTCCTCCCAAACCATGTTTTAAAATAAAGTCTGAATAGACGTTAGAGGTCAGCCTACATTGTTCAAATGCTGTTCAGGTGCATTCTTTCTCTTGAGTTTGTGTTGGGAATGTAAAATCATTTTATCGTGTTGTAGGCTGATATATCCAGTAATTACAAAGAACAGGTTAAGACATTACACAATGCAAAGTGAGATGAACTGACAGAGGACAAAGCAAACCCCAGGGTATAAATACACAGACCAATTATTGTGTATGAAACACATGCGAAACAGGTGAGCacagaaaaaagggaagaaattGGCACTATCACTGAGAGGAAATGAGACCTGATAAGTGAGGTGCAGAGACAAGGCAGAGAGGTAAACAAACAGCACATGTTGAGCAAAACTAACACAAAGGCACAtgtcaaacaaaacataaacaaaaacaagcagaaccaaacaaaaacaatacatgACAGAGCAGTACACAAAATGTGGGCATTGTTAGTTTTGGTAGTGATTTATGTGCAGAGAAAGCATTGCTGTTGTAGGTTATTTGGCACAAATGATGTTAATAATGTTTCATGGTTACATAGGCCTGTTGTAATTGgcaaataataacaacaataataataataagtattattattattattaataataatattattataactatCTATTCTTACTGCAAATGGATTGTTGTTGATggtgctgaggtgtgtggggATAGTGTTGGTGGTGGGCCTTACAACCTCAGCGTTTGACGTAACCTAGGGTTAGTCTAACCAAAAATTCCATCCACAGCTAATAAAATGTCTGCTGATGTTATCTTAACTATGTAGAATACGTTACTCTCCTTGAGTAATCTAACAGAATACGTTACAAATCACATTTCAGGACCTGTATTCTGTAATCTGTAGAGGAATACAATTTTAAAAGTAACCCTACTAACACTGTTCATAGCTATGTTATTAATGCTTTACAAGCTGTTAATAATGCGTTGGATGGCCCCTAGCTATTAATCATAAGCATGTAATAACACTTTAATGCAATTACACAATACTGTCATGGTGTGTTATACAAAATGATTATTATGGCTTTTGAATGGCACGGAGATAGGAAATTAGAATGGCAAAACAGGAAATACATTCATACTGACAGAATCACTGAATTGTCATCGATATATACAACGTGTAATTTGTgaatatatgtttatgtttataccCATTTGATGTGAGTTCAATATTTGCATTGATGTGTTATGAGTGCTACTGACTAAATTAACTACCTGTCTCAGCAGTCACCGTGTGGCTCATAATAACGCCGGAGACCTTGATGAGCATCTGAGCACACACTGTGTGGATGAACTCCTAGTCTAGTCGAACTCTCACGCTCATCGCTCCGCATCCCTCCAAGCTCTGCTGCTTTCCAATTACACCCCATTATGTTCAATTCATTATGTATTACCCTGTAACTTTCCCAGAATTCTCCAGCCcattttgtcccccccccccccaacagcccTTCCACCATTGCCCTTCCCAGCTTTTTAGGAGTGTGTTTGAAATTGCCCTCTGGCTGTCTCATAGACATGTGTGGGCTCTCACTATGCTTTTAACACCCCGTGAGTCACTGTAATGAGCAAGGCATGAGTGGACTTTGAAATCAGACGACAAAGTGGTCAGAGAAAAATCATCTAATCGCGTGTGATCCGCTGCTCGCCTTGCAGCTCACAGACCCaatcagagaaagaggagagcgaCCTGGAGAGTCTCCGCTGAAGAGGAGGTCCACCCTTGGAGCGAAAAagatatatctatatatatatatatatatatatatatatatatacacagagagagcagcggCGGTGGATAACCTGATGTGCCAGCAGTTTTTCCTTTGATGATGAATATCAAGCTCCATcagaaaggagaggagcagggagaggggagaggagagagggggaaaaggagagggtggggtggggtggaacAAAGAGGCCGACCCAATGACTTTGCGATGACTTTGACGAGACATTTCGGAATGGGGCCCCGGAAGCGGGGGTCTcgccctcctcacctcctccccttcAGGCGCGGAGCGTGGGAGGCTGGGATGAGACGCGTTTTAATTGCGAAGTTGAAgatgggaaggggagggggggggggggggggggggaggaaggagggtggagaagaagagagagggggaaggaggagacacagggaggagaggagagagggcggagagagggagagagagagtaaattgACTGTTTTGCTGCATCTTCAAAGGCAAGCGATGGTGGCGGCAGCTTCCACTtctcacctcttctctttcttatcATTATCTCCACTCTTGTTTAACTGGGTCAAGGAcgcactccacccccccccccacccccaccccacacacacacacacaccatgcccgGCGAAAAActagagagatggggagagcgATTAAAGAGAGATCCTAGAGACTGATTAAGACATAGATggggaaaaagaggaagaaagaaaaaagaaagaaagaaagaaacaacaaTTAGCAATGCATGGAATACTCTGGCTCTTGGTGAAAGTCTGCTATGTTCGAGATAAGAAGCCTGCAGTTCTTCCCCCTGGGGCGTCCCACAGTGGTGCAATGCCCTGGGTTGCTAGCATTAGCAATGTTCCAGAGGATTTCTCCAACTGTCCAATAATTTTTTGTTCTTCTGTTCTGGCATCAGAGAAGACTATGGGATTGGATTTTCTGGCCAGGTAATTCTCATACATGCCTAATTGCATTCTGGGGGTGGAGGCTGCTTGGCGAGCTGTTTGTGGGTAAATCCTATTGGCTGGTACTATGAGCCAATGGCATGTGGTCTGACCCAGCTGCCAGCTTCCCTTTTGTGTCAAGCACTCTccaagcagcagcacacacacacaaacacacacgcttcctctccctcacacactcacacacatgctgtgtttATGACACACtaatacatgcacatgcacacacacttatctgatTTATCTCCAAGGATGATTTCATGCCCCCACTCCCTGACAACTGTTCATTTGTTCCCCTGGTTTATTAGGTGTGTCAGTGGGGGGTGAGGGTAATTAACTCAAATTAAATCGCCCACCagggtttgttttgtgtgcctgTTCTTTGGGCGCGTGTGTTGAAGGCGTGTAATTGGATGTGTGCACATGTCGCTACCCTAGAATAATAAGGTTCTATCTGACATTTTTGTCAAAATTGAGTTATTTACATATTCCTATTCTGGCATAACTTGTGAACATTATTTaaggtgttttaaaaaaaaaaaatacattttgggtgttttttttctgaaaacaaaAAGGTTCTATCTACAAAGTTATTCTCAGACTTGGTGTTATAAGGTTCTATGTGTGGCCCAATCATCTTTTGGAATATTCATAGAAGGACCAATCAAATACTGTCTTTTTATTGTGCCAGGAGGCTGTCTATTTCCCTCCAGTAGGCTAGGCTATTTAGAACTAAGCTGGAAAACTGGAAAAATGTCTCGCAAAACTGAAGCCAAATTTAATCGTAATTTAAGGGTTCATGATTTCCTGGATGATCTAACAAATAACAGGTGAGTTATCCTCTTAAAAACACTTTTGTTTCAATTCTAGTTGAGGAAATTGTCTAGTTGAGGgaattgtcattgtcattgtcattaaaacctgacaaattattattattcctgtGCAGTATTAGCTGAGGACATAATCACTAGCTACCAAATAGGATAGCGCTAGCTAGCAGTAACTAGTCTTAGAACATGATACTTATTAATCAAGTTGGAAATGATGTTTGTAAGAAATGTATTGGATGTGACTGAATTAACAGTTGCATTATAGGCTTTTGATTTTGCTGAGGTCAACTTTTAGAATTAGGTCATGTTAGCGAatgctagcgttagctagcgctagctaacgctagctagcagtAACTAGTCCTAGAACATGATCCTTACTAATCAAGTTGGAAATTATGTTTGGCTAAGAAAATGATTGTATATGACTGAATTTCCATTTATAGTTGCATTATAGGTTTTCTATTTTTCTGAGGTCAACTTTTAGAATTAGGGCATGTTAGCTaatgctagctaacgttagctagcgcTAGGCTCAGCATAATAAAAATCTGATGTTTGACAAGGCATTGTTTGTATGTGACTATTTTTTGCCCTAATGGTCTTGTAATGTGTTTGTAGAGAGGAAAATGCCAGGcgggggaaaaagaaaagaaagagatcaCCTGCTGGAGGGACTGGAGCTTGTAAAAAGAtaatcgtgtgtgtgagtgtgtgcgtgcgtggtgcgtgtgtgtgtttggggggggcaTTAGAGAAATATTACAATTGATTGTGAAGCTGGGAGGTGGTAAACTGATAATGGAGGAATACATCAAGTGGGCCTATAATGCTTTAAATTGTATACTTGATTCTCTCACAGGCTTGTGACATGGAGCCAGATGCTGGGCCAGCTAAAGATGGAGTGAGGGCAAAATTTGCAACCCCAGACCATGGATCTACATCTGAAGAGCTGGGGACTGTGGAGGACATTTCTGGGATGCTGGTGGAGGTAGCAGCAGTTGAGCAGGAGTTGGGGTCTGCAGACAACTTACATGTGATCGTAAAAGAAGAGCTGGGGGCTACAGACATCATGTTTGGGACTGTAAAGGAGGATTTGGTTGCGGCAGACATTCTGGTTGGGACTGTGGAGGAGGAGTTGGAGGCTACAGACATTCTGGTTGGGACTGTGGAGGAGGAGCTTGTAGCTGCAGAGGAGTCAGGCATGGCAGGAGAGGAGCTAGGGGGCACACTTACCAACTCAGAACCAAAGAAAAAGACCAGAAAAAGAGCATTAAATCCATCTACATGGAAAGCAAATATTCGCAAGAGGCTACATCAAGAGGGCAAAGAATACACTAATGCAAGCAATGCAAAAGTTCCAGCCAAAAAAGTAAGGTCACAAAAAAACTGTGCTCTCTCTTGTAAATTTAAATGTGCACAGAAGGTAACCCCTACTGAAAGGGAACAATGTTTCTTAGACTACTATAAATTGACACAAAACAGGAAACATGACTACATTGCAATGACAACAGAATGTGCGATGAAAGAAAGGCAAACATGCTGCGAATCACAAAGAAAACGCACATTCTCATTTAAATACTTCCTGAATGTTGAGAGTGAGAGGATTAGAGTGTGCAAATCATTTTACCTGGGCACACTGGCAATTAGTCAGAAGCCAATttacaacacacatttaaaaaaaaaccaaacGACTGGCATGCCAAAACCTGATTCTAGAGGGAAACATGCAAAACGTGGGATAGATCTCCAACTGAAAGAGCAGGTCCGGGATCACATCAGGTCTTTCCCTGTTGTTGAATCTCATTACTGCAGGGCTAGGACAGAGAGGCAGTATCTGGAATCTACGCTCAATCTGTCCCGAATGTATGATCTTTACCAACGTAAATGTCTGGAAGAAGTTAGTACACCTGTAAAGGAGTCTTTCTATAGATTCATTTTCAACTCCGAGTTCAACATCAGTTTTCACATTCCTAAATCAGATAGGTGTGATCGGTGTGAATCTTATCAGACAGCTCTTGACCAGAATCTTCTTAGCCAAGATGCTGAGAGCACACAGAAGAAACACATTGCCGACAAAACTGCCATGCGCCAAGAGCGTCAGGCAGATAGGGATGCTAAAAACACATTAGTAGTGTGCTTTGACCTTCAGAATGTTATAAACTGTCCACGTGCAGAGATCAGTTCTTTTTTCTACAAACGAAAACTGAACTTGTACAATCTTACAGCTCATAGCTCTATATCAAAGAAAGGCTATTGTGCGATATGGACAGAGGGGATGTCAGGCAGGGGGGCTAACGACATTGCAAGTGCCTTTGTTAAAATTTTAGACCAAATTATTCTTGATCACCCAGATGCCACAAGCATAATTACATGGAGTGACAGCTGCGTGCCCCAAAACAGAAACTCAATAATGGCATTTGCTATGGCAGAATACTTGACACGCAATACTAAGATACATCAGATCACAATGAAATATTCTACCCCGGGTCATTCTGCTGTACAGGAGGTAGACAATATGCATAGCCAAATTGAGAAGGCAATGGCGCTCTCTGAATTTTACTCTCCCGTCTCATTCTTGAGATTGTTACTGAAAGTCAACAGGAACAACCCGTACCGAGTAATACAGATGAGAGAATCAGATTTCTTTGACTTTCACGCATGTTCCAAAATGTTCAAGTACAAACAGGTGCCATTTTCGGAAGTGTGTCAGCTCGGATTTGATCAGTGCCCATATAAACTTAGCTATAAAAAATCACATGCTGCCCATGCTTCAGAGGTAACATTAGACATTAGGGGGCCGAGTAAAACTAGAAAGTTGGCACCTACATGTACGCTACCAAAGCCAAGAAGGCTTCCTAAACAGGGCTGTATTCCAGAGTCAAAGATGAAAGATTTAGAGTCAATGTTCAGATTCATGCcccaaacagacagagagtatTACTGTGCTATGATTAAATGATTTTCCTTTTTAACTGTGGATGAATAAGTGAATAGTGATGTATGTGAATAGTAATTGATACTATATCTATTTTTATTGCATGAAATGATTTACAAATTAGCTCCTTAGTGTTGATGAATAAGTGAATAGAATGTGATGTAAGTATGTGATGCATATTAATTGTAAGTGATACTATGTATATTTTTATTGCATGAAATCAATTTCAAATGAGTTCCTTTTGAGGTGTTGATGAATAGGTGAATAGTATGTGATGTAAGTATGTGATGCATATTAATTGTAAGTGATACTATGTATATTTTTATTGCATGAAATCAATTTAAAATGAGTTCCTTTTGAGGTGTTGATGAATAGGTGATTAGTATGTGATGCATATTAATTGTAAGTGATACTATGTATATTTTTATTGCATGAAATCAATTTCAAATGAGTTCCTTTTGAGGTGTTGATGAATAGGTGAATAGTAtgtgatgtttgtatgtgatgCATATGAATTGCAAGTGATATTTATATTGCATGAAAATGGTTTTCAAATTAGCTTCTTTTTACAGTAAGTAGCCTGGGTTTGAAATACAGTGTTCATAAGCAAAACATCTGAATGAGTACTCGTGTTCTTCTGGCAGTATTGATATACTGTAGGTGTATTGTTGTATGACgtgtttcacatttaaattgtttaaaaaatatttgataAACTATCAATAAAGACTGATTGTAAATATTCATATCAGaccatgcattttttttaattattcttttACATGCAACTTACTGTTATCTTGAATAAGAAAGATGAAAGGAAAAATTACGCATTGGAAAAATGTTGTGTTACAGCAGTAAGTGCATGTATGAATGAAGATTTAACATAAAATACACTTTTTATTATATAAATTGAACATTCAAACAGTATGTATAAGTAAATTGTTTATATTCTTTTATAATCATGgttcctctttctgtttttgaaGATAGAACCTTATAATTCCAAGGCGGCTGTTCGTTTTTAGAGCTATAAGGTTCTATCTACAATTGACCTGTTTCAAAATCCCTAATTTACAATTCATCTAGAATTTTGATATCTCAGATGTAGAATacatgtatggtgtgtgtaacTTTGGTGCTATAAAGAAATGTGCTCCATTTGTCAGTTTTGCTATTTGCAATGCTAAAACTTTAAACCTCAATATCTCAAAACTGACCTGAACGCAGATAGAACCTTATTATTCTGAGGTAGCGATGTGTCTCCTCAATCTGCCATAAAGCTTTCATGATCAGCTTTCCACAGCCATTGACTTCAAATGGAGTCCCAATCAGCTGCCATTTgcagcactctctcactctctttctctgagtgtgtgtgtgtatgtgtgtgtgtgtgtatgtgagagagagatgagagagagtgagtgagagagagagtgagatccAGCTTTAGTTCTGAATGTAATGTCCATTACTTCTCCTGGGATGTGTTGAAGTCCCTGTGTGAAGTTAAAAAAGAATGGTTTGGCCGGTGAAGCTGACAGACTTAGATTTCATGTGATGCAAATGGGGGGTATCTACGGTATGTGTTGGtttgggtatgtgtttgtgtgtgtgtgtgtgtgtgtgtgtgtgtgtgtgtgtgtgtgtgtgtgtgtgtgtgtgtgtgtgtgtgtgtgtgtgtgtgtgtgtgtgtgtgtgtgtgtggagttcagGCAGAGGTCATGTGCAGTGTGGATCTTGTCACTGTGGTTTTTTGTGCTTGTGGTGTTGACATAGGAGGTGACACATAAGCTCTTAGTGCTTCTGTAGAAGTCTAACGGTCTAAATATggttctctgtctcactctcaaacacacaagcacacacacacacacactctatttttcctttgtcttcttttcactctctctttctctctgtatctgtgtgagttagAGTGAGTAagtgggtgagagacagagggagaaagagagagagatagaaagagagagagagagagggagagcgagacatTCCACCAGTGTTCAAAcaagggaagtgtgtgtatgtgtacgtgtgtgtatgtgtgtgtgtgtgtgtgtgtgtgtgtgtgtgtgtttggggtgtgtagTAGATATCTCACACTGTCACAGACTGAAAATGAGACTCATCATATCAAGCATTATATGTGCTCTCCAGTAGTTTGGACCCTGGCCTGCAGAAACAACAGCTACATCCAAAAACAGCCAgacccccccctttctctttagTAATTACTTGCAGTTCTATGTCCATTCACTTATTCTCTTTCAGCTCACAGTCTcttttgtcatttatttgttttgatgatGTGTTTAGTTTAGCAAGCAGAATGTTTGTGCACTTCGGCAGGGAGCCTGGTTAGAGAggtgctgttgtttgtgttgggaTTCATCAGTAACCTTGAGAAACCTTGAGAACGCCCATCTGCATATATCAACCGATAGGACCATACTGCTACCTTAtgccatttgcacacacacacacacacacacacacacacacacgcacacacacgcacacgcacgcacacgcacgcacacacacgcacacagaagcatatacacccacatgcacgcgtgtgcatacacacaagcaaacacctTGGCTCGGTTTCAAAGTAATTTACTATTGAGACAGGAGCCACAGAAGTATGAAATAGCCCTGGGTGGTTGTGTAGCCTAAGTCTGTgctttagtttgtgtgtatgcacccacactgtgctctgtgtgtgtgtctttgagagaAAATGCAGAAGTTCAATCACTTCTTTCTAGTCGAAATGGATGCcatttttgctttgtcattgagGAGCATAACAAAGTGGAATTCCTTTGCCTCTCTTTCATCTGAAACTGGACTCTTTAGATTTGGTCCACATCAAAACCATCGTGAGCAGCACCAGCCAATGCATAATACATTTAGTCCTCACACCCTCATTTACACCACACAACCCCTTATACTGTAACCAGGTTTGAGTTCATATGAGTTTGAATACTGACCTAATCATGTTAAATCATCTGTAAGAACATTTATATTAATGTTCTGATCAAATCATATGCAAGTCTACAGTGCCTGCTATGCACCAACATACACAAAAgaatcaacaacacacacttatgccACTCTGAAATGACAGCATTAGgtgtcaaaagtgtgtgttaCTTTCACTCACCTCTCAGACCCTGCTCAAACTCATCCCTTCtatgtgtgtagggtgtgtgcatgtgtgtgtgtgtgtgtgtgtgtgtcattgtgtgtccatatgtgtgagATGTTATCTCAGCCAATCTGCCCTGGCACATTTCTCTGCCCCAGTCGTTTTCATCACACATGGTAGGGCTTTACATCCTTAATCCCCCATCTTTCTCAGcaatcacagtcacacacactcaaacacacacacacacacacacgcacacacacgcacacacttgcatcACTCTTCACTGAGTCTGACTCCCTCCTTACCTCTATTTTGCCCAGGTTAACTGCCAACGTTTCATCACACAGACTCTTAGGGCAGTTCCTAATGTCTGCTCGCTCAGGATGTAGTTTCAGAGCCatcgaatgtgtgtgtgtggtgtgtgtgtgtgtgcgtgtgcgtgtgtgttgagccactgagtgtgtgtgtgtgtggagccacagagtatgtgtgtatgtgtatgtgtggaggccctgagggtgtgtgtgtgtgtctgtgtgcgtgtgcgtgtgtgttgagccactgagtgtgtgtgtgtgtggagccacagagtgtgtgtgtatgtgtatgtgtgaaggccctgagggtgtgtgtgtgtctgtgtgtgtgtgtgtgcgtgtgtgttgagccactgagtgtgtgtgtgtggggagccacagagtgtgtgtgtatgtgtatgtgtatgtgtatgtgtggaggcactgagagtatgtgtgtgtgttctgcgccTAGTCTCGGCGGAGAATGGCTAATATCCCAGCCGGGGTCGGCTGAGGACTGTGCTTTATCACAGCTCCTCAGCCCATGCATGAAATGTAATCTTTCCTGTCGGCAAGGGGAAACATCTGTTCGTGTGTGCCCACACAAGAGTAAGGTCATCTACACAAgagtgctaacacacacacacacatgtaacatgGTGTTCTGATTTCTCTTGCACGTATTCTATGCTTTGCGTCTGAGCCTCAGGCTGTGTTCTCTTGTCATGACGAGGACTATGGGAAGACGAGCACCATACAGCATGTGATCCCGACAGGAGACGCTGCACCTGTGAGAGGACGCCACAGTCATGTGCCTCGCCACCTGTACCAGGAAGTGAAAACCCTCATTCAAGGTATGATTGATTCAAAGATTGTCAGACCAAGTACCAGCCCATGGGCATCTCCCATTGTGTTAGTTAGGAAGAAAGATGGGACTCTGAGATTTTGTGTGGATTACCGCAAGTTAAATCTATTGACACACAAAGATGCGTATCCCCTCCCTCGCATCGAAGAATCCCTTGCCAGCCTGACCAATGCTAAGTTTTTCAGTACTCTAGACTTGCACTCAGGATACTGGCAAGTCCAGATGGCTCCAAAAGATAGGGAGAAGACAGCATTTACTACTCCAATGGGACTATATGAATTTGATAGGATGGCGTTTGGTCTCTGTAATGCTCCGTCTACATTTCAGAGGCTTATGCAAACCTGTCTAGGAGATCAAAACCAAGTGTCTCTGCTGATATATCTAGATGACGTTATTGTGTTTTCCCCTGACTTTGACACACATCTAACCCACTTGGATGTTATCTTCAGCAGACTAACTAGCCATGGACTCAAATTGAAACCTAGCAAGTGTTGCCTGCTGCGACAGGAAGTCCAGTACTTGGGCCATCGGGTGTCAAACAAAGGGGTGTCTCCAGATCCTGACAAGGTGAAGTGTGTGCAGGGCTGGCCGACCCCCAGGACGGTAAAAGAACTGCGCTCATTTCTAGGCTTAGCGGGCTACTACCGCCGCTTTGTTAAAGACTTTGCCAAGATTGCCAGCCCCTTACATGAACTGCTAACAGGGCTAGGTCCAACACAGAGTAGTAAAAAGAGGCCTTCTCATGCCCTCACTGGCTGGAACCACACATGTGATGTAGCTTTTGCTACCCTAAAGGAGGCCTTAACCACTTCTCCCATTTTAGCATTTGCTGATTTCACACTGCCTTTTGTACTCTATACAGATGCCAGCAACAGAGGCCTGGGGGCAGTGCTCGCCCAGGTGCAGGGGGGTAAGGAGCGAGTCATCGCTTTCGCTAGCCGGAGCCTACATCCAACTGAAAGAAATGACAGTAACTACAGTTCTTTTAAATTAGAATTCCTCGCATTGAAGTGGGCCATCACAGAAAAGTTTGCAGAGTACCTAACGCCTGCACCCTTTGTAGTATACACAGACAATAACCCGCTTGTG
Above is a genomic segment from Clupea harengus chromosome 15, Ch_v2.0.2, whole genome shotgun sequence containing:
- the LOC116223849 gene encoding uncharacterized protein LOC116223849, translated to MEPDAGPAKDGVRAKFATPDHGSTSEELGTVEDISGMLVEVAAVEQELGSADNLHVIVKEELGATDIMFGTVKEDLVAADILVGTVEEELEATDILVGTVEEELVAAEESGMAGEELGGTLTNSEPKKKTRKRALNPSTWKANIRKRLHQEGKEYTNASNAKVPAKKVRSQKNCALSCKFKCAQKVTPTEREQCFLDYYKLTQNRKHDYIAMTTECAMKERQTCCESQRKRTFSFKYFLNVESERIRVCKSFYLGTLAISQKPIYNTHLKKNQTTGMPKPDSRGKHAKRGIDLQLKEQVRDHIRSFPVVESHYCRARTERQYLESTLNLSRMYDLYQRKCLEEVSTPVKESFYRFIFNSEFNISFHIPKSDRCDRCESYQTALDQNLLSQDAESTQKKHIADKTAMRQERQADRDAKNTLVVCFDLQNVINCPRAEISSFFYKRKLNLYNLTAHSSISKKGYCAIWTEGMSGRGANDIASAFVKILDQIILDHPDATSIITWSDSCVPQNRNSIMAFAMAEYLTRNTKIHQITMKYSTPGHSAVQEVDNMHSQIEKAMALSEFYSPVSFLRLLLKVNRNNPYRVIQMRESDFFDFHACSKMFKYKQVPFSEVCQLGFDQCPYKLSYKKSHAAHASEVTLDIRGPSKTRKLAPTCTLPKPRRLPKQGCIPESKMKDLESMFRFMPQTDREYYCAMIK